One stretch of Prunus persica cultivar Lovell chromosome G1, Prunus_persica_NCBIv2, whole genome shotgun sequence DNA includes these proteins:
- the LOC18789842 gene encoding UDP-glucuronate 4-epimerase 1: MPSALEDELFPSTPGKFKIERSHGMNRQFHRCFASTSTMFLWALFLIALTASYLSFQSFVDSGSRYFSASWGGIQWEKQVRNSAQIHRSGGMSVLVTGAAGFVGTHVSLALKKRGDGVVGIDNFNSYYDPSLKKARRSLLKSHGVFIVEGDINDNRLLDKLFDTVAFTHVMHLAAQAGVRYAMENPHSYVHSNIAGLVTLLEVCKTANPQPSIVWASSSSVYGLNDNVPFSESDRTDQPASLYAATKKAGEEITHTYNHIYGLSVTGLRFFTVYGPWGRPDMAYFSFTRNILQGKPITIYRGKNRVDLARDFTYIDDIVKGCLGSLDTSGKSTGSGGKKRGPAPYRIFNLGNTSPVTVPTLVSILERHLKMKAKKNFVDMPGNGDVPFTHANISLARREFGYKPTTDLQTGLKKFVRWYLSYYGYNHGKPVN, from the coding sequence ATGCCGTCCGCATTGGAAGATGAGCTGTTTCCATCGACGCCAGGCAAGTTCAAGATCGAGCGTAGCCACGGCATGAACCGCCAGTTCCACCGGTGCTTCGCCTCCACCAGCACCATGTTCCTGTGGGCCCTGTTCCTGATCGCCTTGACGGCGTCGTATTTGAGTTTCCAGAGCTTCGTCGACTCCGGTAGCCGGTACTTCTCCGCCTCCTGGGGCGGCATCCAGTGGGAGAAGCAGGTCCGCAACTCCGCCCAGATCCACCGATCCGGCGGCATGTCCGTACTGGTCACCGGCGCCGCCGGTTTCGTTGGGACCCACGTCTCGCTGGCGCTCAAGAAGCGCGGAGACGGCGTCGTCGGGATCGACAACTTCAACAGCTACTACGACCCGTCGTTGAAAAAGGCCCGCCGCTCGCTGCTCAAGAGCCACGGCGTCTTCATCGTGGAAGGCGACATAAACGACAATCGTCTCCTCGACAAGCTCTTCGACACCGTGGCATTTACGCACGTGATGCATTTGGCGGCTCAAGCCGGCGTCAGGTACGCCATGGAGAACCCCCACTCGTACGTCCACAGCAACATCGCCGGCCTCGTCACGCTTCTCGAGGTCTGCAAAACGGCCAATCCCCAGCCGTCGATCGTCTGGGCCTCGTCCAGCTCCGTCTACGGCCTCAACGACAACGTTCCATTCTCCGAATCTGACCGCACCGACCAGCCCGCTAGCCTCTACGCCGCCACAAAGAAAGCCGGCGAGGAAATTACCCACACTTACAACCATATTTACGGCCTGTCAGTTACCGGGTTGAGATTTTTTACCGTTTACGGGCCGTGGGGCCGACCCGACATggcgtatttctcttttaccCGCAACATCCTCCAAGGCAAGCCCATCACTATTTACAGGGGCAAGAACCGGGTCGACTTGGCCCGCGATTTCACGTACATTGACGATATTGTGAAGGGTTGTTTGGGGTCTTTGGATACGTCCGGGAAGAGCACCGGGTCGGGCGGAAAGAAACGGGGCCCCGCACCATACCGAATCTTTAATCTGGGGAACACATCACCGGTGACCGTGCCGACACTTGTCAGCATCCTGGAGCGGCATTTGAAGATGAAGGCGAAGAAGAATTTCGTGGATATGCCTGGAAACGGCGACGTTCCGTTCACGCACGCGAATATAAGCTTGGCCCGGAGGGAATTCGGGTACAAGCCCACAACCGATTTGCAGACCGGGTTGAAGAAGTTTGTTAGGTGGTATCTTTCTTATTACGGCTACAATCATGGCAAGCCTgtaaattaa